Below is a genomic region from Deltaproteobacteria bacterium.
AGCAGCATTCCTCTCTTCAATAACGGAATTACCGTCATAGAAGTAATCAACGTCACCTCTTTCACTCAACCTATGACGTACCCTTAAGCCACCTGAGTTATAATCATAAAGACCCTTGATCTCTGCGCCCTGATTTGCTCTCACCAGTTGGTTCAATGCGTCATATTCAAACTGCATATTGGCGGCAGAATCGAGGTTGTTTGTTTTTGACAGCATGTTGCCGTTGAGGTCATAACCATAAGCAACCGTCTTACCGTTGACACTATCAGACACACTGGTCAACTTATCCAAAGCATCATAGATATAGGTTTTTGAAGCAGTAGCGGCTCCGTTAACAGTCACATTTTCCGTTGCCCTGTTGTAACTTTCAAAGGTGTAAGTAGTCAGCGTAGTATCTGTTCCGTCAGTCACACTATAGGTTGTCATCCTGTCAAGGTCATCATAATTGTATGTCGTTGTTTCAGTCACCCCGTTTTGAACCTCAACCTGTGATGTCCTATTACCGTTACTGTCATATTCATAAGCATAGCTGGAAATAACCGAACTATCAGCCGTTACCTTATTAACAATGCTTTCAACCCTGTTAGTAAGATGATAAGTGTATTTCACATCCGTGCCGTTGGGATATGTCACTGTGTCCTTCTTTCCATCTGCGTAATAACCGTAACTTGTTACCAAAGTGTCAGCCGTTGCTGTGGCTACCCTGTTCCTGCTGTCATAAGTATAAGCCGTTGTTCCGGCAGTAGTAGAAACGCTTGTTCTGTTACCATTATTGTCGTAGGCATAATCAATGAGCATTCCCCGCTGGTTGCTTGTGTCGAGTCGGTCAAAGTCGTCATAGGTGTTTTCCGTTGCATCCATCACCGTTATGCCGTCAACATCCCGCTTGCTTTCGGTAACAGTAATCACATTATTATTAGCATCATAAACCGTCACCGTCTGGAGCGGCGTCATGTAAGGCGTGGCGACATCGGGATAGTTGGCCTCAGTTTGGCGGTTAAGCTTATCGTAAATATAACTGAAGTTTTGCCCTTTTGCGTCAGTCATACTTGTCATGTTGCCTTCAGCGTCGTAGCCGTAAGTGGTGGTAATAAAGCCCGGCTGGATGTGCTTTATTTTCCGATTAAGAGCGTCGTATTCATACTTGACGCGACGGCCCAGCGCATCCATCTGAACCGTGACATTGCTGTTCTTGTCGTAGGCATATTTTGTGGTTAACCCTCCTTCACTTACTTCTAAAAGTCTGTTGAAGACGTCATAAACCATTGCCTTTGAATCGGGGATAGGGGACATCCTATACTCCTTATGTCAACAAAAAAGTTTTCTCTTTAAAAATTAATAACTTACAAAATATATAGAATTCAGTATAAAGCTCCCTGTTTACCTTTGTATTTATTGGCTTAAAGTCATAGGTTTATTTATCACTTTTGTGGACCCTGATACTAATCGTTATAAATATCCGACATGCAGCCCATTGGCTCCTGTCCATCATCCCTTATCCAGCATTCAAGATCCAGTGATTGGCCCGGTATTGTCCCTCCCGAGATCCTTAAAGGTCTCAACGGTTCTAGCTCGGGCTCTAATTATCCTGTTTTTCTATAAAGAGCTAATTTTTTGTCAAACAATCTGGATCAAAACATTCCCCCGTCTTCATTAACGTCCATGCGATCACCAGAAGTTTGGCAGCAAGCTTTACCCTCAACTTTGTTTTTATCCCTTTTTCACGGTCTCGCCCATCCATTAGAGCTGTATAGTATTGTATAAAGCCTTTATTTCGTATTGAGGCAATATGAGCTGCCTGATAAAGGGCATAACGCAGCTCTCCACTCCCTTTTTTTGATATTACCGGTATGGCATATTGACTTGTTTTACCACTACGATTGGCGCCAAGGTCTAAGCCTGCCAGTTTTACCACCTGTTTCCTATTGCTGAACCTGAAAGGGTTCCCTATTGTTGCCAGGACACTTGCCGAAACAAAGGGCCCAAAGCCGGGTATTGTCAACAAAGAGTGATAGGCAGATAGAGAATGACATTCCGCTTCAATTAATCCTTCCGTTTCTTTGACCACTTCACGTATTTGCCTCAGTTTATCTACCAGTACCATGGCTTCAAATTCCGTTGCAGAATTAACGGAACAACCGACTGACTCTATTGCCAGTTCTTGAATCTTCTTTAAACGGACCCGTTGAGCCGCACCCCGGTCTCTTGTTGTTACCATTTGATAAAACTGATTAAATTCCAGACCGGCAAGTTTACCGGTATCCAAGCACCATCGAATGATGGCCAGGTTTTCCGATTCACTTTGACTAAAAAACTTATCAAGTTCCGGGAAGTACATTGCCAGGATGTTGTTTCGTATCCGCATTTTCAGACTATGCTCTTCCCGCTTCAACCGCCTGCGAAGTGATAACAAATTACGAACTTTTTCTATCTCTAATGAGGGTGACTCATAAAAAAGGCATTTGCCTTGTGAAATTAAGTCAGAGATATTAGCGGCATCTTTTGTGTCATGCTTATCCCATCGGCCATCTAAAAGTTCCCGATTCCTTTTGACGGCAACACCGGAAACAAGGACCAGATTAAAACCACATTCAATTAGATGTTTACCTAGAGGTTTATGGTAATTCCCCGTTGGTTCTATTCCAAAAACAATCTCGGCAAGACCATTTTGTGTCTTTATTGCATTGGCATGCATCAGCAGCTTCTCATAGCCTTCAATATTATTTTCAAAGATCACTTTTCTTAAAAGAGACTTGCCGGTAGCTGTCCCCATAAAAGCATGATGCTTATCTTTTCCGATATCAATACCAATGATCAAATGTCTATCAGAACCACGGATCTCTTTTCTCAATTGACAATATTTTTTAAGCCTGATACTTTCTTGAGTATTCATAATAACCTCCTTTTAACATTTTTATGGTTGTCGTGACCTTTATGTTATCAGGAGGTTATTTTTTTGGGTAGCTTATGAAATAATTTATTATATGATCAAATGGGGTTCTATAACCTATTGATATATCTATATATAACGGTTCTCTTTTTAATGTTTTTATTTCAATGCAGTATTATAACCTATTGATATATCTATATTTAACCGGTTCCTTTTAATAAAACGAAGTCTAAAAGAGAACCGTCCCCTTTTCTTTTCCTTTTCTTTTTCAGCTACTTTACTAGGCCTGCCCCCATTCGGCTTCGGCTAATAAATTCAGCTGGTATATTATCTGCCAACCAAACAGTATCATTTCCCACGTAAAAGTTTATACCTTTAGCATAGGCTTCTTTTGCGGCTATTAGCAAGATAGCAGGCTGTTCATCTTTTCTTCGCCCTACCTGCTCAGCGATATCGATGTTTACAGATAAATGAACAAATTGGCGGCCCATCGGAAGGAGCCCTGATTCCATAATTCTGTTTAAAATAGAAGATGATGTCCCATGATAAAGTTGCTCAGGAGGTTCAGCCTTCTTTTTCAGTAATTTTCCAGGAACTGAATGACCATATAAAGCTCGAATGTGATTTCCATTTATCTCATGCCGCTTTTTACTGGATGTGACAATCATTTGAGCAATATCATCTTGATTGAGATTATTCCATTCAAGTTGATGGCTTCGAAGTGCTGTTAGTAGATCTTTAATTAAAACCCATCCCTGCTCATCAAGCTCTAACTCATAGAGCCATGGTTCATGTCTAAGTGCATGTGATACTGCCTTACTTAATTTTACAAATTCATATTTATTAAAACTCAATCATATCCTCAATTACTAAACGGAGCCATGTACAAAAAAATTGGATTTTGCTCACAACCAGACGAGGCAAAGCCATAAATAATGATTGTCTTTTCACCGTAGACCTTTACCAACAGGTAGCATCATCAATGACCCATTAAGGTACAAATGGTATCAATTCATGATTTTCACATCTTTCTCGTAAGCTTTTAAACAACTTCGTAAATTTTTATCTTTTTAAATTACCTATGAGCCAAGATTCAGTATTCCAAGTTTATATATTCCTTTAAACTTAGCTGGATATGTGAACCAAGATAGCATTTCTTCATTTCTAACTACTTTTCAAGTTTCAAAGTCCTCTATCCAGTATCTTTTTGATTTTCGCTTACCTTCTATTTCTATAAAATAAATATGCGTATTTTTCTTAAAATGCCACTCAATATCAACTATGGTAGCGACTGTTGATGATTCCCTCAACTTAACTTGCTCGCCAATCTTTCTTACAGGTTCCTTCACTGGTTTAAAAATATTACGTAGGACTCTATATCTCATATCAGCATATTTGAGAGTGATATATTGGCCATCGTCGTCAACACATTCAAAAACTTTACCATTTGGTACTAGTTTCCGGAACTTTTCGATATCTTCTGGATGAATCAAGCCAACCCCATGCTCATCAAACCATAGATAAAGCCCCCAATATCCACAAATGTTATTATTTGTACTCATATTGCACACTCTCTAATTATAAGGTAAATATCCTTGAAAATCAGTACGAAAAGAACTACTTGGTAAC
It encodes:
- a CDS encoding IS110 family transposase, with the protein product MNTQESIRLKKYCQLRKEIRGSDRHLIIGIDIGKDKHHAFMGTATGKSLLRKVIFENNIEGYEKLLMHANAIKTQNGLAEIVFGIEPTGNYHKPLGKHLIECGFNLVLVSGVAVKRNRELLDGRWDKHDTKDAANISDLISQGKCLFYESPSLEIEKVRNLLSLRRRLKREEHSLKMRIRNNILAMYFPELDKFFSQSESENLAIIRWCLDTGKLAGLEFNQFYQMVTTRDRGAAQRVRLKKIQELAIESVGCSVNSATEFEAMVLVDKLRQIREVVKETEGLIEAECHSLSAYHSLLTIPGFGPFVSASVLATIGNPFRFSNRKQVVKLAGLDLGANRSGKTSQYAIPVISKKGSGELRYALYQAAHIASIRNKGFIQYYTALMDGRDREKGIKTKLRVKLAAKLLVIAWTLMKTGECFDPDCLTKN
- a CDS encoding RNA 2'-phosphotransferase is translated as MSFNKYEFVKLSKAVSHALRHEPWLYELELDEQGWVLIKDLLTALRSHQLEWNNLNQDDIAQMIVTSSKKRHEINGNHIRALYGHSVPGKLLKKKAEPPEQLYHGTSSSILNRIMESGLLPMGRQFVHLSVNIDIAEQVGRRKDEQPAILLIAAKEAYAKGINFYVGNDTVWLADNIPAEFISRSRMGAGLVK